From the Verrucomicrobiota bacterium genome, the window GACTTGTGCTGCACGATCCGCAAAGTGCTGCCGCTGCGCGATAAACTGGCCACGCTGGACGGTTGGATTACCGGGCTGCGCCGTCAACAATCCGCTACGCGCACCAGCATTGGTATTATCGAAGTCTATGCGGCGGACGAAAGCACCGGGCGCGAAATAGTGAAGCTCAACCCCATGGCCAACTGGGGACGCGATCAGGTCTGGGATTATTTACACCAACATCAGATACCGTATAACCCGCTGCATGATCAGGGATACCGCTCCATTGGTTGTGTGCCGTGTACGGCCAAAACCAGCGGGGACAACGAGCGTGCAGGGCGCTGGACAGGCTTTAATAAAACCGAATGCGGCATTCATACGTTCATGACCAAAAAGTCCTCGTGATTGCTGCGAGGCATATCCTTTAACAACGCAGTATTTACCATTAACGAACCATGGATTACTTAAGCAAACTGGAAAATCAGAGCATCTACATCATGCGCGAGGCGTTCAACAAGTTTGAGAATCTCGCCATGCTGTGGAGCATCGGCAAGGATTCCACCGTCCTCCTGTGGCTGGCGCGCAAGGCATTTTTCGGCCATGTGCCGTTCCCCCTGGTGCATGTGGACACCACCTATAAGATCGCGTCCATGATCGAGTACCGAGACCGCTTGGTGCGCGATTGGAAACTGGAACTGGTGGTGGGCGGAAACCAGCCGGTGCTGGCGGCCGGGCAGACCTTTCCCAACGGCCGGGCCACCCGTGTCGAATGCTGTGGTACGCTAAAGAAAGACGCGCTGAAACAGGTGCTGGAAAAGCACGGGTACACGGGCGTGATTGTTGGCGTGCGTCGCGACGAGGAGCCGACCCGCGCCAAAGAGCGGTATTTCAGCCCGCGCGATAAGAATATGGAATGGAATGTCGAGGATCAGCCCCCGGAGCTGTGGGACCAGTTCAAGACGGACTTCGACAAAGGCGCGCACATCCGCATTCATCCGCTCCTGCACTGGACGGAGCTGAACGTATGGGAATACATCGAACGTGAAAATATTCCCATTATTCCGCTGTATTTCTCCAATGAAAAAGGCGAGCGCTACCGCAGTTTGGGCTGTGCGCCCTGCACCGCTGCCATCAAATCCAACGCGCGGACGGTGCGTGAAATCATCGAGGAATTGCGCCACACCAAGACCAGTGAACGTTCCGGGCGCGCCCAGGACAAGGAAAGCGAAGACGCCTTCGAAAAATTGCGCCGCGACGGCTACATGTAAAAAGCGGTCACGGTTAATGGATGTTTATTGATGGATGAGTTTGCGGATACGTTAAAAAATTTATGTCGTTACAGATACCTACCGAACAATTGAAGATCGTGATTGTGGGGCACGTGGACCACGGCAAATCCACCTTTGTGGGCCGGTTGTTTCATGACACCGGTTCACTGCCCGACGGGAAACTCGAACAATTGCAAAAAATTGCTGAGCGTCGCGGGGTGCCGTTTGAGTGGGCCAACCTCATGGACGCCCTGCAATCCGAACGCGATCAAAACATCACGATTGACACGACGCAAATCTGGTTTCAGACCCCCAAGCGGCAATACGTGATCATTGACGCGCCGGGCCACAAGGAATTTCTGAAAAACATGGTCACCGGTGCGGCCAATGCGGAGGCGGCGCTGCTGTTGATTGACGCGCACGAGGGGGTGCAGGAAAACTCGCGCCGGCACGGCTACCTGCTCAACCTGCTGGGCATCCGGCAGATTGCGGTGCTGGTCAACAAAATGGACCTGGTGGATTATTCGCAGGCGCGGTTTGACCAGGTGGAGGCTGAATATCGGGCGTGGCTGAAAACTGTAGGGGTGGAACCCAAGGTTTTCATCCCGATCGCTGCCAAGCACGGGGATAACATCGCTTCGCGCAGCGCGCAAATGCCATGGTGGAACGGCCCCACCGTCCTGGCAACGCTGGACGAATTCAAGGTATCCGATTTGCCGGTGCATCAGCCGCTGCGCTTTCCCATCCAGGACGTCTATCGGTTCGATGAACGCCGCATTCTGGCTGGACGGGTGGAAAGCGGCACGTTGCGCGTGGGTGATCGTTTGATTTTTGCACCGGGCAACAAGAGCAGTGTGGTGAAAACCATTGAGCGCTGGAACGCCGCCTCGCGGGATTCGGCCTCGGCGGGAGAATCCGTGGGGATCACGCTGACGGAACAAATTTTCGTGGAGCGCGGGGCGGTAGGCGCGCTGGAATCCGCAGCGCCTTATGAGTTGACCCGGCTTAAGACGCGCATTTTCTGGCTGGGGCGGAAACCGTTCACCATGGGGCGGCCCTACAAGCTGAAGCTGGCGACCCAGGAACTGGAATGCCAGATTGAAGCAATTGACCGGGTGATTGACGCCTCAACGCTGGAGACCATTCAGCGCGACGAAACGGATCGTTTCGTGGGCCGGTACGAAGTCGGCGAGGTGGTCCTGCGTACCAAGCGTCCGGTGGCTTTTGACGTACATGCAGATTTGGTAGCGACCGGGCGGTTTGTGATTGTGGATGGTTTTGACGTTTCTGGTGGCGGGATCGTGGCGGCGGATAATTATCCACGTCGGACTACCGATGGTAGCCAGAAGAGCGAGAACCTGTATTGGAGCACCGGCAAGGTGACAGCGGAACATCGCGCGCGCCGCAATGGCCATGGCGGCGTGGTGATCTGGCTGACGGGGCTTTCCGGTTCAGGGAAATCCACCATTGCCATGGAGTTGGAGCGGGAATTATTCAACCTCGGCAAGCAGACCTATGTGTTGGATGGAGACAATGTGCGGCACGGGCTGTGCTCGGACCTCGCGTTTTCGCCGCGCGACCGCAAGGAGAATATCCGCCGGGTGGGTGAATTGTCCAAGCTGTTCACGGATGCCGGGGTGATTTGCATCACGGCGTTTATCTCACCGTACCGGGAGGATCGCGCGTTTGTGCGTCAAATGCTAAATGCAGGTCAGTTTATTGAAGTGTTTGTGGATGCGCCGCTGGCCGTCTGCGAACAGCGGGACACCAAGGGGCTTTATGTCAAGGCGCGCGCGAATGAGATCAAGGAGTTCACTGGAATTTCCGCGCCCTACGAGCCGCCAACCAACGCGGAAATCGTTCTGCCCACGGATCAAATGAGCGTGGCGGACTGCGTGGGCCGCATTGTGGAACGGCTGCACCTGCGAGACAACGAGACCGTGATCACGATCTAACCGTTTTTCGCAAAGAGCGCTTGGGCGAATTCTTTGGCCACGAATGGCTGAAGATCTTCGGGCTGTTCACCAACACCGATGAATTTCACCGGCAACCCTAATTCCTTCTGGATGCCGATGACCGCGCCGCCTTTGCTGGTGCCATCGAGTTTCGTCACCACCAGACCGGTCAGCGGCACCGCCCGGTGAAACTCGCGCGCCTGGCTCATCGCGTTCATGCCAGTGGAGCCGTCCAACACCAGCAATACCTCATGGGGTGCGCCGGGCAGCTTACGGCTGATGACCCGGTGGACTTTCTGCAACTCCTGCATCAGGTTTTGTTTCGTATGCTGGCGACCCGCCGTGTCCACAAAAAGATACGTGGCTTGCCGCGCGATGGCAGCGGTGATGGCATCGTGGGCCACCGATGCCGGATCTGATCCATGGGCACCGGCGACGACTGGAACATTCAGACGCTGTCCCCAAAGCTTGATTTGCTCTATCGCGGCGGCGCGAAAGGTATCGCAGGCGGCGAGCATTGAAGTCTGGCCCCGCTGTTGCACCAACCAGGCCAGTTTGGCGGAGGTGGTCGTCTTACCAGTGCCGTTCACGCCCACCAGGGAGACCACCGTCAAGCCGGACGCCGCATGTTTCAACGTGGCATCCACTCCCACCAAACTGTTCTCCACTTCCCGTTCGGCGATCGCAATAACGTCCAATCCCGCGCTGCCTTGGGTTTCGTAGGCCTTTTTCACCGCAGCCAGGATTTGCGTGGTCATGGCCACTCCCAAATCGGCGGCGAGCAGGGCGTGTTCCAGTTCTTCCAGTGTTTCCTCCGTCAGTTTGGGCGAACCGGTGACGATGCGCTTGATTTCATGAACCAGTTTGGTCTGGGTCTTTTTCAGGCCTTCCTTGATGCGATCAAAAAATCCCATGGAATGAACAGTTATTGAATATTGGTTGGCGGTTGCGGGGAATTACCTTGCCCAGCGGAACCGTTATTGCCAGCGGGGCATCCGGCTTTTCGAGCAGCGGCTTCTTTGAGATGGTTCACATAAACCATCGGCAGCTTGATGGTGCCGATGAGCGGTGTGCCTTTGCTGTTGCCGTGGCAATCCGATCCACCTGTGACCAATAACCCGTGTTTTTCTGCGATCAGCAGGTAGTGCTCGCTCATCTTCGTCGAATGTTTGGTGTGAAAACATTCGATCCCATCCATCCCGGATGCGACCAATTCCGGGATGATTTCATCCACGTGATTCAAGCCGGGATGCGCCATCACCGCCAGCCCGCCGCTCTGGTGAATGAGGCCGATGGCATCCGCCGCCGAAATTCGGAATTTGGGTACCCAAGCGGGGCGGTGTTTTTTCAGGAAGCGCTCAAACGCCTCGTCCATGCTGCGGCAAAAACCACCTTGTACCAGCGCCCGTCCCACATGCGGACGTCCCGGTGCCTTGCAACTGGCGATGCGGAAAACCGCCTCGGCTTCAAGCGGAATTCCCAGCTTGTTTAGTCGCGTCACCATCTCGCGGATGCGGTTTTGGCGAACCTCTTGGAATTTTCGCAACTCGCCCAGCAGGCGGGGTTGGTGAATATCCATGAAATAGCCCAGCAGATGAATTTCGTGCTGGTTGAACTCCGAGGTCAATTCTGAACCAGGAATGAATTCCAGCCCATGTTGCTGGCAGGCGGTCGCCATACGCTCGCACCCTTCCACGGTATCATGGTCGGTCAGGGCGAGCGTGGTCAGGCCTTTTTCCTTTCCGCGGGCAACCACTTCTTCCGGGGAAAAAGTGCCATCAGAAAAGAAAGTGTGCAGATGCAGATCAGCGTACATGGGGAGGGCGGAACTCATGATATCGGGCAGCGGATGGGGAGGCTTAGGACTTAATATCGCGGGCGGGACGCATCAATTCGCCTTTTACCTTGTCGAGAATGCCGTTGACGAATTTGCCGCTGTCGTGGGTGGAAAACTTTTTGGCGATGTCCACGGCCTCATTGATGCTGACCACCGGCGGTATGTCCTGCCGGTGTAACATCTCATAAATGGCCAGGCGCATGATATTGCGGTCCACAGTGGCAATCCGGTGGATTTCCCAGTTTTTCGCGTGCTTGACAATCAAGGCGTCGCATTCGTCGCGATGCTCCAGCGCGCCGCGGATCAGTGGTTCGGAAAATAACCGGGTGGCGGTCTCATCGGTGGTGGGTGGTGGCAGTTCCACTTTTTCACCCCAAGTGGCGTTGCCTTTTTCGTTTTCCAATGCCGCTGCCCGCTGTGAGTTCCAAAATAACTCCAGCGCTTCGTCTAATTTTTCCGGCGGATTCAGGTCGTACTGAAATAAAAACTGCACAGCCTTCTCCCGCGCTTCACGTCTCGTTCCCATAGGGGTGAGTATGCCACAGCTTTGAAAAACAAAGAAGGGAAAAGATAGGACGGCTGCAAAATTCGCTGTTTTGCATAAACAATGCTGTGAAGTATGGCTAATCGTCTATATTACTCGCAACACGGAATAGGTGCGCTTGCCCTTGCGCAGGAGCAAGTATTTGCCGAACAAGGCATCGTTCAGGCTTACTAGCCGCTGGGCATTGCCTTCCCGCACGTTGTTGACATAAATGCCGCCGCCCTCGAGGTCACGCCGCGCATCGCCCTTGGATTTGCACAGGCCGGACAGGATCAACAATTCGATCAGCGAGGTGCCAGTACCTTCCAGTTTCGCCTTTTCCACATCTTTGGTGGGAGCTTCTCCGACGATGTCCTGGAACGTGGCTTCAGAAACTCCATCCAGGCCGCCGCCGAACAGGATTTCACTCGCGCGAATAGCCTCGGTGGTGGCGGCTTCGCCATGAATCAGATCGGTCACCGCTTTGGCGAGCGCCTTGTGGGCTGCGCGTGCGCCCGGGTTCTCCTGGTGCTGTTTTTCCAGCGTTTCGATTTCTTCTCGGGTCAGGAAGGTGAAATATTTCAGGTAACGGATCACGTCGCGGTCATCCGCACGGATCCAGAATTGGTAAAACCGGTACACGCTGGTGCGCCGCGCATCCATCCAGACCGCACCCGCCACGGTTTTTCCGAACTTCGAACCATCCGCGTTGGTGATCAGGGGCAGGGTGAGGCCAAAGACGGGCGCGCCGAGCTTTTTCCGGGTCAGATCAATGCCGGCGGTGATGTTGCCCCATTGATCGCTGCCGCCGATTTGCAGTTCGCACTGATGTTCCTTGCGCAGATAATAAAAATCAAACGCCTGCAACAGCATGTAGCTGAATTCGGTGTAGCTGATGCCGTGGTCCCGGTCTTCCATGCGCGCCCGCACGCTTTCTTTGGAGACCATGACATTGACGGAAAAGAATTTGCCGATTTCCCGCAAAAAATCGAGATAGGAAATCGGAGCCGTCC encodes:
- a CDS encoding phosphoadenylyl-sulfate reductase — translated: MFSADDIQVLNQRFDQEPTEKVLAWAWETYGTRAAIGTSFQGAGLVMLHLARERGYKFPVFTLDTGLLFPETLALKKRLEDFFGLTIESLKPDLTVEQQAAAHGPDLWKREPDLCCTIRKVLPLRDKLATLDGWITGLRRQQSATRTSIGIIEVYAADESTGREIVKLNPMANWGRDQVWDYLHQHQIPYNPLHDQGYRSIGCVPCTAKTSGDNERAGRWTGFNKTECGIHTFMTKKSS
- the cysD gene encoding sulfate adenylyltransferase subunit CysD, whose amino-acid sequence is MDYLSKLENQSIYIMREAFNKFENLAMLWSIGKDSTVLLWLARKAFFGHVPFPLVHVDTTYKIASMIEYRDRLVRDWKLELVVGGNQPVLAAGQTFPNGRATRVECCGTLKKDALKQVLEKHGYTGVIVGVRRDEEPTRAKERYFSPRDKNMEWNVEDQPPELWDQFKTDFDKGAHIRIHPLLHWTELNVWEYIERENIPIIPLYFSNEKGERYRSLGCAPCTAAIKSNARTVREIIEELRHTKTSERSGRAQDKESEDAFEKLRRDGYM
- the cysC gene encoding adenylyl-sulfate kinase, translated to MSLQIPTEQLKIVIVGHVDHGKSTFVGRLFHDTGSLPDGKLEQLQKIAERRGVPFEWANLMDALQSERDQNITIDTTQIWFQTPKRQYVIIDAPGHKEFLKNMVTGAANAEAALLLIDAHEGVQENSRRHGYLLNLLGIRQIAVLVNKMDLVDYSQARFDQVEAEYRAWLKTVGVEPKVFIPIAAKHGDNIASRSAQMPWWNGPTVLATLDEFKVSDLPVHQPLRFPIQDVYRFDERRILAGRVESGTLRVGDRLIFAPGNKSSVVKTIERWNAASRDSASAGESVGITLTEQIFVERGAVGALESAAPYELTRLKTRIFWLGRKPFTMGRPYKLKLATQELECQIEAIDRVIDASTLETIQRDETDRFVGRYEVGEVVLRTKRPVAFDVHADLVATGRFVIVDGFDVSGGGIVAADNYPRRTTDGSQKSENLYWSTGKVTAEHRARRNGHGGVVIWLTGLSGSGKSTIAMELERELFNLGKQTYVLDGDNVRHGLCSDLAFSPRDRKENIRRVGELSKLFTDAGVICITAFISPYREDRAFVRQMLNAGQFIEVFVDAPLAVCEQRDTKGLYVKARANEIKEFTGISAPYEPPTNAEIVLPTDQMSVADCVGRIVERLHLRDNETVITI
- the ftsY gene encoding signal recognition particle-docking protein FtsY; the encoded protein is MGFFDRIKEGLKKTQTKLVHEIKRIVTGSPKLTEETLEELEHALLAADLGVAMTTQILAAVKKAYETQGSAGLDVIAIAEREVENSLVGVDATLKHAASGLTVVSLVGVNGTGKTTTSAKLAWLVQQRGQTSMLAACDTFRAAAIEQIKLWGQRLNVPVVAGAHGSDPASVAHDAITAAIARQATYLFVDTAGRQHTKQNLMQELQKVHRVISRKLPGAPHEVLLVLDGSTGMNAMSQAREFHRAVPLTGLVVTKLDGTSKGGAVIGIQKELGLPVKFIGVGEQPEDLQPFVAKEFAQALFAKNG
- a CDS encoding PHP domain-containing protein; protein product: MSSALPMYADLHLHTFFSDGTFSPEEVVARGKEKGLTTLALTDHDTVEGCERMATACQQHGLEFIPGSELTSEFNQHEIHLLGYFMDIHQPRLLGELRKFQEVRQNRIREMVTRLNKLGIPLEAEAVFRIASCKAPGRPHVGRALVQGGFCRSMDEAFERFLKKHRPAWVPKFRISAADAIGLIHQSGGLAVMAHPGLNHVDEIIPELVASGMDGIECFHTKHSTKMSEHYLLIAEKHGLLVTGGSDCHGNSKGTPLIGTIKLPMVYVNHLKEAAARKAGCPAGNNGSAGQGNSPQPPTNIQ
- the nusB gene encoding transcription antitermination factor NusB; protein product: MGTRREAREKAVQFLFQYDLNPPEKLDEALELFWNSQRAAALENEKGNATWGEKVELPPPTTDETATRLFSEPLIRGALEHRDECDALIVKHAKNWEIHRIATVDRNIMRLAIYEMLHRQDIPPVVSINEAVDIAKKFSTHDSGKFVNGILDKVKGELMRPARDIKS
- the tyrS gene encoding tyrosine--tRNA ligase; the encoded protein is MNIHEELQWRGLLADCTDTPELTKRLATGPITLYCGFDPTADSLHVGNLVPLLALRRFQLAGHHPIALAGGATGSIGDPSGKTQERTLLTKEILDTNIASVKKQLARLLDFENTVNPARLLDNASWTAPISYLDFLREIGKFFSVNVMVSKESVRARMEDRDHGISYTEFSYMLLQAFDFYYLRKEHQCELQIGGSDQWGNITAGIDLTRKKLGAPVFGLTLPLITNADGSKFGKTVAGAVWMDARRTSVYRFYQFWIRADDRDVIRYLKYFTFLTREEIETLEKQHQENPGARAAHKALAKAVTDLIHGEAATTEAIRASEILFGGGLDGVSEATFQDIVGEAPTKDVEKAKLEGTGTSLIELLILSGLCKSKGDARRDLEGGGIYVNNVREGNAQRLVSLNDALFGKYLLLRKGKRTYSVLRVI